One segment of Terriglobia bacterium DNA contains the following:
- a CDS encoding sterol desaturase family protein: protein MPDLIHWAIPGFIILLVAEAVVDARMRRDLYQIKDAAASLTMGLGNVIIGLFAKGMVLAVFTAVHKFAIFKIGYQWWAWVLLFFAEDFSYYWFHRVSHECRFFWASHVVHHSSQRYNLGTALRQTWTGTLMSWVFWLWLPLVGFPPLMILTMQAVSLLYQFWIHTELVRHMGPLEAVMNTPSHHRVHHGANDQYLDRNHAGILIIWDRMFGTFVPEGEQPIYGLTKNINTYNPFRIAFQEWADMWRDVLHAPTWRLKMRYVLGKPGWKAEQDPVSNAELAS from the coding sequence ATTCCCGGCTTCATCATCCTTTTGGTGGCGGAAGCCGTGGTGGACGCCCGCATGCGCCGCGACCTCTACCAGATCAAGGACGCCGCCGCCAGCCTGACCATGGGACTGGGCAACGTGATCATCGGCCTGTTTGCCAAGGGCATGGTGCTGGCCGTCTTCACCGCCGTCCACAAGTTTGCGATTTTCAAGATCGGCTACCAATGGTGGGCCTGGGTGCTACTCTTCTTTGCCGAAGATTTCAGCTACTACTGGTTCCACCGCGTCAGCCACGAGTGCCGATTCTTCTGGGCGTCGCACGTGGTGCACCACTCGTCACAGCGATACAACCTGGGCACGGCGCTGCGCCAGACATGGACCGGCACTCTCATGTCCTGGGTTTTCTGGCTGTGGCTGCCGCTGGTCGGCTTCCCGCCTCTGATGATCTTGACCATGCAGGCCGTGAGCCTGCTTTACCAGTTCTGGATCCACACGGAACTGGTCCGCCACATGGGGCCGCTGGAAGCGGTGATGAACACGCCGTCGCACCACCGCGTGCATCACGGAGCGAACGACCAGTATCTTGACCGCAACCACGCCGGCATCCTCATCATCTGGGACCGCATGTTCGGTACGTTTGTGCCGGAAGGCGAACAGCCGATTTATGGGTTGACCAAGAACATCAATACCTACAATCCCTTCCGCATCGCTTTCCAGGAGTGGGCAGACATGTGGCGTGACGTGCTGCACGCGCCCACGTGGCGGCTGAAAATGCGTTATGTATTGGGAAAGCCGGGATGGAAGGCGGAACAGGATCCTGTGTCGAACGCCGAACTCGCTTCATAG